One Pocillopora verrucosa isolate sample1 chromosome 10, ASM3666991v2, whole genome shotgun sequence genomic window carries:
- the LOC131781392 gene encoding DAZ-associated protein 2-like produces MSKAPPGSYPKQGVGYPTQQPAYPTQPQPMQYPLQGQFASAAAGGQMYGVPPPPYSEMPISGHAPQQAPSGMYNPQLQMQQYPGMTAGGHYPRQQYPVGQYPAQGPPQQLVHGAFDPGARFGPGSSVNIPPPPPGYAPNTAQALASQGQPVNVQQRQAGWFSGGTGGGYTFW; encoded by the exons ATGTCGAAGGCTCCTCCAG GTTCATACCCAAAGCAGGGTGTAGGATACCCAACTCAGCAGCCAGCATACCCAACCCAACCTCAGCCCATGCAGTATCCACTGCAGGGACAGTTTGCAAGTGCTGCTGCAGGTGGACAAATGTATGGTGTCCCACCTCCTCCATACAGCGAAATGCCAATATCAGGACATGCCCCCCAACAAGCTCCTAGTGGAATGTACAAT CCTCAACTGCAGATGCAGCAGTATCCTGGTATGACTGCTGGAGGACACTATCCCAGGCAACAGTATCCTGTGGGACAATACCCTGCACAAGGTCCCCCACAACAACTGGTCCATGGTGCCTTTGACCCAGGTGCAAGGTTTGGACCTGGATCATCAGTGAATATTCCA CCCCCTCCACCAGGATATGCCCCCAATACAGCTCAGGCATTGGCTTCTCAAGGTCAGCCTGTGAATGTTCAACAACGACAAGCTGGGTGGTTCAGTGGAGGAACAGGCGGGGGATATACCTTTTGGTAA